The DNA segment ATCCGCCGTTGTTCGATCTGTTCCTGAAAAACGATGCGATGCACGATCCGATGATCAACGAGTCTTACTGCAAAACCTTCGGTTGGGTGAACGAAGAGCATCTGGCGCGTATGAAAGAGCTAAGCTACAAAGCCAACGACGTGCTGACCAGGCTGTTTGACGATGCTGGTCTGATTCTGGTCGATTTCAAACTCGAGTTCGGTCTGTTCAACGGTGAAGTGGTGCTGGGTGATGAATTCTCACCAGACGGCAGCCGCCTGTGGGACAAAGAGACGCTGAACAAGATGGATAAAGATCGTTACCGCCAGAGTCTGGGTGGCCTGATCGAAGCTTACGAAGAAGTCGCTCACCGCATCGGTGTGAAACTGGACTAAGCAACGCTTAGTTTTTAGCCCGGATGCGCAATCGTTTCCGTCGCGGGCATGGGCTATAACGGGTGGCTATTTCGCCACCCAATTTTCTATCCCGCATTTAATTTCCTCTTTTTCGCCCTGTTTTATTTCATTTAATTCCTTCTGACCTAAAATTACGTCCTTGCGCGGATGGTATTAACCGCGTGCGCTGGCTAGTCTTTATAAAAACAGTCTGGAGGTGGAGTATGCGTTGGCAAGGGCGTCGCGAAAGCGACAATGTAGAAGACAGACGCGGACAGGGATCCAGCGGCGGCGGTCTGGGTGGCGGCGGTATGCGCATCCCTCTGCGCGGCAAAAGCGGCATCGTGATTATCATTGTGGTGCTGGTCGCCGGGTATTATGGCATCGACCTTTCTCCGCTGATTGATGGAGGACAGTCCGGCAATGCGCAACATCAGACGCAGTCCCAATCCATCAGCCCGAAAGATGACGAGCAGGCGAAATTCACGTCGGTGATCCTCGCCTCGACGGAAGATACGTGGAAAGACATTTTCCAGAAGCAGGGGATGACGTATCGCGAGCCGAAACTGGTGATGTACCGTGGCGCGACCCGCACCGGATGCGGCACCGGTCAGTCGGTCATGGGGCCGTTCTACTGCCCGGCGGACAGCACGGTGTACATCGATCTCTCTTTCTATCAGGAACTGAAGGACAAACTGGGCGCAGGCGGTGATTTCGCACAGGGTTATGTTGTCGCCCACGAAGTTGGACACCACGTACAGAGTTTACTGGGCACTGAGCGCAAAGTGCGTCAGATGCAGCAGGGCGCCTCGCAGGCGGTGGTGAATCAGCTGTCGGTGAAAATGGAATTACAGGCCGACTGCTACGCCGGTGTCTGGGGCCATTCGATGCAGGAGCAGAACGTACTGGAAGAAGGCGATCTGAAAGAAGCGCTGAATGCTGCACAGGCGATCGGCGATGATCGTCTGCAACAGCAAAGTCAGGGACGCGTAGTGCCGGACAGCTTTACCCACGGCACGTCACAGCAGCGCTATGACTGGTTCAAACGCGGTTTCGATACCGGTAATCCGGATCAGTGCAACACCTTCGCCAACCGCTGATTTCGCGGCATCATGGCCATTCAGTTCTGGTCTGCCCGCAAAAACTGTTCAATAATCAAAGACCGATTCAGAAAGGCTCTCCGGAGCCTTTCTGCCTTTCTGACAGAAAACGCAGGGAACGCTATGGCTTTTCTCGATCCAACGCTTTTGATCTTACTGGTATTCGCCGGGCTGGGCATTATCAGCCACAACAGCGCGGTGACTATCGCGATGTTCTTCCTGCTGACGGTGCGCATCACGCCGCTGAATACCTTCTTCCCGTGGATTGAAAAATACGGTCTGACTATCGGCATTATTATTCTCACCATCGGGGTGATGGCGCCGATCGCCAGCGGAAAAATAAGTGCCAGTACCGTCGTGCATTCGTTCTTCCACTGGAAATCCATCGCCGCCATTTTGGTTGGCGTGCTGGTGTCGTGGCTCGGCGGACGCGGACTGACGCTGATGGGCACTCAGCCGCACCTTGTTGCCGGTTTGCTGGTGGGTACGGTGCTCGGCGTGGCGCTGTTTAAAGGTGTGCCGGTCGGGCCGCTTATCGCCGCCGGGTTGCTCTCCATGCTGGTCGGGAAAACCTGAGATGCCTGCGGTATCGGCCACATCGTTACAACTACAGATGCTGCGCCGGGGCGTGCGGTGCGTGTTGGTATTCAGCGGTGAAGCGGACTGGTGTGTAGCGCAGGCACTCGATTTTTCGGTAAACGGCGCCGGAGACTGGCTGTGGATCAGTGATTCACCGCCTGTGGGAGTGAACGCCTGCTCACCGTCTGCGGCGCATTCGCTGCTCGGTCAGGATATTTTTCACGGCATTTTTGATGCCCGCAACGGGCTGAACGTGGACGCGCTGGCAGCGTTTTCGGGTACGCTAAAAGCCGGGAGCTGGCTGGTTTTGCTGGTACCGGACTGGTGCCGCTGGTCACAGTTACCTGATGCCGACAGCCTGCGCTGGAGCGAACAACCACAGGCGATCCCCACGCCGCGTTTTATCCGCCGTTTTCAGGCATTACTGGAAAGCACGCCGCATGTCGCACTGTGCAGGCAACATCAACCTTTTTTACTTTCTCCTTTACCGCCTGCACCTGACTGGCTGCCACCCGAGGGGCAACCGACGCCCGAGCAGCAAAAGATTTTACAGCGGCTGATGCGGGCCAAATCCGGTGTGTGGGTGCTGACTGCGCCGCGCGGTCGTGGTAAGTCGCGGCTGGCGGGAATGCTGGCCGCGCAGTGGCCGGGCAGCTGTTGGGTGACTGCGCCGGGTAAGCGCCCGGCAGGTCAGATCCTCGAACTCGCGCCCGAAAGCACCTATTTTATCGCGCCCGATGCCCTGCTGGCGCGGTGCCGTGAAGCAGCGGTGGAGGGGGCGGACTGGCTGATTATCGATGAAGCCGCTGCTATTCCTGCGCCGATGCTGGCGGAGCTGGTGACGGCTTTCCCGCGTGTGTTGCTCACCACCACGGTGCAGGGTTACGAAGGCACCGGACGCGGATTCCTGCTGAAGTTTTGCGCCTCGCTGCCGCACTGGCACGATCTAAGGCTGACCGCGCCGATCCGCTGGTCAGAACAGGATCTGCTCGAGCCGCTGATCGGGGAAGCATTACTTTTCGGCGAGCCCCTGACGGACGTTAAAAACGTGGGTGGACGTTCGGACATATTTACCCCCGATGCCGACGACTGGCTGCGGCATCCTGCGCTGTTACAGGATTTCTACGGCCTGCTGACCAGCGCGCACTACCGCACGTCGCCGCTGGATTTACGCCGTTTGCTGGATGCGCCGGGCATGACTTTCAGCGCCGCCCGACAGGGCGATATTCTGACCGGCGCGCTGTGGCTGGTGGATGAGGGCGGGCTGAGCCCGGAACTGGCACACGACGTCTGGGCGGGAAGACGACGCCCGCGCGGAAATCTGGTGGCGCAGTCACTTGCTGCCCATGCCGGACTGGAGCAGGCGGCGGTATTGCGTTCGCGACGCATCAGCCGCATAGCGGTGCATCCGGCATTCCGGCGTCAGGGCATTGCCCGCACGTTGCTGACGGAACAAAAGCAGCGCGCACGCAAACAGGGGTTAGATTTCCTGTCAGTGAGTTTTGGGTATACCGGTGAGCTGGCTGCCCTGTGGCAGCAGGCCGGATTCCACCTTGCACGCATCAGCACGCAGAAAGAAGCCAGCAGCGGATGTTATGCCGTGATGGCGATTTTACCGGTGAGTCTGACGGGGCGGGATCTGGCGCAGACGGCTGAGCAGCAACTTCATCGCGACTGGCGCTGGCTGGCACCGCTGATGGAAATTACTTTACCGCTTCCACTTGGCGCAGAGACAGCACTCAATGAGGCCGACTGGCGCGAACTGGCCGGATTCGCCTTCGCGCACCGGCCGCTGGAAAGCAGCCTGCCCGCGCTCAACCGCTTGCTGCTTATGAGTCAGTTGCCCCTTCCGGCGCTGCGGGCGCATCTGCAACAAGGGAAAAATGTGGCGGAAGTGGTGCAGACGGCGGGGCTGTCGGGGCGAAAAGCGCTGGTTCAGCGCTGGCGACAGGAAACGCAGCAGGCGCTGGTGGCGCTGGACTCAGCGGTCTGCGAACGCTGGCGGCAAAGAATTTAACGATGTGCAGTCATTGCAAAAAATGGAAAGACTCGTTCAATAAAACCCGATTTCACTGTCCGGCTGGCGGCGTATAGTGGCGGCATTAACCTAAAAACGGGAGAGACCCATGAGCTCAGAACAGATTATCGTCCAGCAACCGGAAGAGCGCGCTAACCAGCTGATTCTACTATTTCACGGCGTGGGCGATAACCCGATTTCCATGGGCGAAATCGGCAAGTTTTTCGCCGTGTCCTTTCCGCAGGCG comes from the Enterobacteriaceae bacterium Kacie_13 genome and includes:
- the purC gene encoding phosphoribosylaminoimidazolesuccinocarboxamide synthase, whose amino-acid sequence is MQKLAELYRGKAKTVYTTENPDLLVLEFRNDTSALDGQRIEQFDRKGMVNNKFNHFIMAKLEEAGIPTQMERLLSDNEVLVKKLDMVPVECVIRNRAAGSLVKRLGIEEGLVLNPPLFDLFLKNDAMHDPMINESYCKTFGWVNEEHLARMKELSYKANDVLTRLFDDAGLILVDFKLEFGLFNGEVVLGDEFSPDGSRLWDKETLNKMDKDRYRQSLGGLIEAYEEVAHRIGVKLD
- a CDS encoding GNAT family N-acetyltransferase gives rise to the protein MPAVSATSLQLQMLRRGVRCVLVFSGEADWCVAQALDFSVNGAGDWLWISDSPPVGVNACSPSAAHSLLGQDIFHGIFDARNGLNVDALAAFSGTLKAGSWLVLLVPDWCRWSQLPDADSLRWSEQPQAIPTPRFIRRFQALLESTPHVALCRQHQPFLLSPLPPAPDWLPPEGQPTPEQQKILQRLMRAKSGVWVLTAPRGRGKSRLAGMLAAQWPGSCWVTAPGKRPAGQILELAPESTYFIAPDALLARCREAAVEGADWLIIDEAAAIPAPMLAELVTAFPRVLLTTTVQGYEGTGRGFLLKFCASLPHWHDLRLTAPIRWSEQDLLEPLIGEALLFGEPLTDVKNVGGRSDIFTPDADDWLRHPALLQDFYGLLTSAHYRTSPLDLRRLLDAPGMTFSAARQGDILTGALWLVDEGGLSPELAHDVWAGRRRPRGNLVAQSLAAHAGLEQAAVLRSRRISRIAVHPAFRRQGIARTLLTEQKQRARKQGLDFLSVSFGYTGELAALWQQAGFHLARISTQKEASSGCYAVMAILPVSLTGRDLAQTAEQQLHRDWRWLAPLMEITLPLPLGAETALNEADWRELAGFAFAHRPLESSLPALNRLLLMSQLPLPALRAHLQQGKNVAEVVQTAGLSGRKALVQRWRQETQQALVALDSAVCERWRQRI
- a CDS encoding DUF441 family protein, with protein sequence MAFLDPTLLILLVFAGLGIISHNSAVTIAMFFLLTVRITPLNTFFPWIEKYGLTIGIIILTIGVMAPIASGKISASTVVHSFFHWKSIAAILVGVLVSWLGGRGLTLMGTQPHLVAGLLVGTVLGVALFKGVPVGPLIAAGLLSMLVGKT